TGGCACGGTTCTTATATTGCTTGGATGGAAGAAGCGCGCGTCGAATGTTTGCGTTCGATCGGCATTAATTTTGCCGACTTGGTGGAACTCGGTTGCGATCTTCCCGTTGTCGAACTTTCCGTTCGCTACCATCAACCGCTGCGCTTAGGAATGCAGGCGATTGTTAAAGCGCGCACGAACGGGATGGATGGCGTGCGGATTTTTTGGGACTATCGAATTGAATGTCCGGAACATCGCCAACTGTATGTAACGGCTAGAGTGACCTTAGTAACGGTCGATCGCGAGAAAGGTAAGATTTTGCGCAAGTTGCCGCCTGTAATGCAGGAGGTTCTGGTCAAATTAGGACGAACCCCAACTTAATCCCAATCCGATTCATATGTTATATTAAGTGTCTTAACCTTCTCGAATCGGAGTGTCGATAAGAATGAAACAAATGGGAACCCATCTGGTCGTCGATGCGTGGCAAGCTCCGGGAGAGTTGCTCAATGACCCCGAACGCATCCGCCGCGCGATTCTTGATGCCATTGATGCCGGAGAGGCTACCCTGATTGACTTGTGCGTTCACCAGTTCAGTCCCCACGGCGTTACGGCAACCGCTACCCTGGCTGAGTCTCACATTGCCATTCATACCTGGCCCGAGTACGGTTACTTTGCTGCCGATTTGTTTTTCTGCGGTCGCGGGAAACCAAAAGAAGCGATGAAACTGCTTCAAACTGCGCTGCAAGCGAAGCAGATGACGATGCGAGAGACCGAGCGAGGTTTTCCTGCCCCGACTCCCGAACTCGAAGGCGACTTGGAGGAATTCAACGGGATCGCAAAACAAGTTGCGATTCGTTAACTCAAATTTCGCAAGCCTAACTCCTTCAATCGCTTTCTTTGAAGT
This Oscillatoria sp. FACHB-1406 DNA region includes the following protein-coding sequences:
- a CDS encoding thioesterase family protein, which gives rise to MTDPQLPPTTALAHQPTRRAESENWFEYPIRVQPHHTDYAGLVWHGSYIAWMEEARVECLRSIGINFADLVELGCDLPVVELSVRYHQPLRLGMQAIVKARTNGMDGVRIFWDYRIECPEHRQLYVTARVTLVTVDREKGKILRKLPPVMQEVLVKLGRTPT
- the speD gene encoding adenosylmethionine decarboxylase, producing the protein MKQMGTHLVVDAWQAPGELLNDPERIRRAILDAIDAGEATLIDLCVHQFSPHGVTATATLAESHIAIHTWPEYGYFAADLFFCGRGKPKEAMKLLQTALQAKQMTMRETERGFPAPTPELEGDLEEFNGIAKQVAIR